The DNA window GTCACATTTTCCGGCTGCGTGTAATCTTGTGTAGAAGTCCGGAAATCGTATTATTCCTATAGCTCCGGAGATCATGAAAAAGCATCCTGCGAACATGAAAATAGCCGAAACTACGTGTACGGCTTCCATAACTCCCCCCTCTCGATGTATTTGGCAACGATTAAAGTTCCTACGAAGTTAAGCATCGCGTAGGTTAATGGAATGTCGACGAAAATCGGTCTTTCGAAGAGGTAACCGATGACGACGAGCAGAACAACGACTTTCGTTCCTATAACGCTCGTAGCCATCACCCTATCGAGAGTTGTCGGACCTTTTACGACTCTGTACATCGTCATCAAAATCGAGATCGTAATCAAAATACCTACAGCCAGAAAAACATCAGTGATCTCCATATGTGGTTTTAGCAATAAAAACGGCATAAATAAATTACTGAAAATAGTGAGAACGAGTAAAGTTTTTAATTTTCAATCACAACGAAGCTGGTATGAAACATGTGCTATCGATAACCGATTTAAAAAAAGAAGAAATTATTGAAATTCTCGACTTAGCCGACAAGCTAAAAGAGGAAAGGAGGAAAGGAATCTTAAAAGAATATTTGAAAAATAAAACTCTCGGGATGATTTTTGAGCTTCCCTCAACGAGAACGAGAGTAAGCTTCGAAGTGGCGATGAACGATTGCGGAGGCTACGCTATTTACATGAACTGGAACGACCTCCAGCTTGGGAGGGGTGAAACTATCGCTGACACAGCCAGAACTTTGTCGAGATACGTTCATGCGGTTATGATGCGAGTGAGAAGGCACGAAACTCTCGTGGAATTTGCGAAGTTCAGCTCCGTTCCGGTGATAAACGGATTGAGCAATCTTGAGCATCCCTGCCAGATTCTCGCAGACTTGCAAACGATAAGAGAGAAAAAAGGGAGTTTAAATGTAAAGGTGGCTTGGGTTGGAGACGGAAACAACGTTTGCAACTCGCTGCTTTTAGCTTCGGCTATTATCGGCTTTGAGATGAAATTAGCGATTCCAGAAGGTTTCGATCCGCCAGATGAGATTTTGAAGAAAGCCGAAGAGCTTGGGGGAAGGTTTGAGATACTTAGAGATCCGAAAGAAGCTGTTAGGGGAGCTGACGTAATATACACTGATGTATGGGCATCCATGGGGCAAGAGGAGGAGAGGGAAAGAAGGCTAAAAATTTTTAGACCCTACCAAGTTAACATGGAATTGGTTGGCGAAGCGAAAGAAGATGTGATAGTCATGCATTGTTTGCCGGCACACAGAGGAGAAGAGATAACCGACGAAGTCATCGATAGCGAGTATTCCGTTGTTTTCGATCAGGCTGAGAATAGGTTGCACGCTCAAAAAGCTCTGCTTCTCAAACTCATTGGTGGTAGTGATGTGGGATAAAGTTGCGGAAAGAATTGAAGAGTTTATAAGAAAGAAGGTTGACGAAGCGAAAGCTAACGGCGTTGTTGTTGGAGTGAGCGGAGGAGTTGATAGTGCCACAGTAGCTTTCCTCTCTGCGAGAGCACTCGGAAAGGATAGGGTTCTTGGAGTTATAATGCCGGAAAAAGGAGTTACTCCAGAAGAGGACATTGAGGACGCTGCGGAAGTTTGCAGAATTCTCGGAATCGATCACAGAGTCGTTTTCATAAACGAGATAGTCGAAAGCTTCATTTCGAAGCTTGGAAGCGACGGAAAAGCTCTTGCGAACATAAAGCCGAGAGTCAGAATGACTATCCTTTACTTCTTCGCTAACAAGCACAATCTGCTCGTTGCCGGGACTGGAAATAAAAGCGAGCTTAGAATAGGATACTTCACGAAGTACGGTGATGGTGGAGTAGACTTTCTCCCAATAGGCGATCTTTACAAAACGGAAGTCTGGGAGCTCGCGAAATACTTGGGGGTGCCGGAGAGGATAATAAAGAAAAAACCATCCGCAAGACTCTGGAAAGGTCAAACGGATGAGGATGAGATAGGATTGAGCTACAAAAGGCTCGATAGCATTTTAAAATCCATTGAAAGCGGCGTTCCAGTAGAAAAAATACCTGAAGTGGCTGGCGTGACGAAAGAAGAAGTAGAGAGGGTTTTGAAGCTAATAGAAAGGAGCAGGCACAAAAGAGAGATGCCCCCCATCGCACCGGTTAGAGCTTTAATCGACTCTTAGTGTTTTTTCAAGCTTTTCAGCGTATTTTTCTGGATTGTTCAGAAATTCGAGCTTTTTCAGATCGTCCACGAGGGAGTACATTTCTTCGTCCTTCGATAGTCCGAGAATGCCCTCGAAGTCACACTTTGCGATCTCGAGCTCCGGAATTTTTCCGTATTTTTCGTTTTTCAACCATCCCTCCACTGTGTAGTAGTAGCAAGCACCCCTTCTTTCCGTGTAAGGCTCGTAAATTGACTTGAAGTTTCTGCTTACCCAGTTAGCCATTTTTAACGGCTTATCTTCTGGATTTATCGTCACATGCCCGTAATCTGGAGGGATAATAACTTTATCTCCTTTTTCAGCAAAAACAGCCACAACCCTGCTAACCTCTATGTCCTTCTGGAGCAGATATATCGCTCTTCCTTCGAGAACTTCGTAAACTTCTGGATAGCTAACGGAATTCGCTTTCGGATGGTAATGTCCGTAGGTTTTTATGAACTCCTTCCCGATCTTAGCTGGAGGTATGTACGTGAGATCGTATCTCAACCCGTGCTCAGCTATAGCTTCCTTGTCTTCCTTCCTTTTGTAAACGTCTCTGAACATGTAGTATGCCGGGAAATTCTTCTCTACAGCTTCAGGATATGCAAGCACCGGCTTTAAATCCTCTACCCACCTTATTTCCGCTTCGAAAACCAAGTCGCCGATTTTTATCTTCATGCTTCTATTTGCTCTTCGAAGTTGGAGTTAAATTTTTCTATTTGGTATTACAAAATAAATTTTTGTTATTATTAAGTAATATTAATCTACGATTTTTCAATAACAGTTTTGGGTAATGCCTCAGTAATGTTTATATTCAATTAGTTGGATAAATCGGTGATGATGTGTCCGCATTGCAAATCGATAAAAACTGTGAAAATGGGCTGTTATTACACGAAATCTGGTGAGAGGAGGCAGAGATACAAATGCAAGAGCTGCGGGAGAACTTTCGTTTTGAATCCGATAAAGCCGAGGAATTATCCCGAGGAATTTAAGGAGATGGTAGTTAGAGCTGTTGTGAAGGAGGGTGTAGGGATAAGACAAGCGAGCAGAATTTTCAAGCTTTCTCCTAACACTGTGACAGCTTGGGTAAGAGAATTTTCTAAAAAAAGACCTGAGAAATGAGATTAGATCGGAAAAGCCTGTTATCGAGTTAGATGAAGCTTGGAGTTTTGTTAAGAAAAAGGAAAACGAAATCTGGATTTGGATTGCTTTAGAGAGAAATTCCCGAAAAATAATAAGTTATGCAATAGGAGATCGTTCTGTGGATACTTTCAAGAAATTGTGGGACGGAATTGGCGATGAAATAAAGCGGAAAGCAATTTTCTACACGGATCGCTGGGACGCTTATAATTTGATTCCTTACAGGCAGAGAATCGTAAGAAGAGGAGGAACGAACCACGTTGAAAGGTTATTCTTAACTCTGAGAAATGATAATCCGAGATTCGCAAGAAAATCAATCAGATTCTCAAAATCCTCGGAAATGCTCGAAAATTCTTTTAAATTGTGGATTCATTACTATAATTTATCAACATTATAGTGACACTACCCAGTTTTGATTACAAATTAACAAAAAGCGAAAGCTTAAATTATTAATCTGGCGAGTTCCACTTAATGGCTATAACTCCGATGGAAATTTACAAGCTGCTTCCCAAAACAAACTGCAAGAAGTGTGGAGAGCCCACCTGCATGAGTTTTGCCTTCAAAGTCATTAACAGAGAAAAGCAAATAGAAGATTGCAAACCGCTTTTCGAGGAAGATAAGTACGCTAAGCAGAGAGAACAACTTTTGAAACTCCTCGAACCTCTAAAAGAAGCTACTGAAACTGGGTTAATAGTTGACGAAAGTAAGTGCACTGGCTGCGGGAACTGCATAGTCGTTTGTCCTGTGCATGCTGCGGAAGACCCTTACGGAGCGGGAAGCGGGTTGGGCATTAAAATGGAGAACCCTATTCTTAGAGTCGAAGATGGAAAAGTGAAGGTAATCAACTTAACGATTTGCAGAAGGTACGGGAAGAACAGAGTTCTCTGCGTGGCTTGCAGAGAAAATTGCCCGACAGATGCGATAAGCTTCCTGGAGGGATGAGCATGGTAACTTGTACTGGGTGTGCTTTACTTTGTGAGGACGTTGAGATCAGGGACGGAAGGATTCTCCACGCATGTAGAAGGGGATCGACTCTCCTCGCTCATCACAACGAAGCCAGAGCGAAACCTAAAGTGGACGGAAGAGAAGTTAGCTTCGAAGAGGCTATGAAAGAAGCGAAAAAAATTGTGAGCGAAGCGGAAAATCTTGCCATTTACGGACTTGACACGACGACCCTCGAAGCTCAGAAGATTGCTGTGGAAATTGCCGAAAAAAAGGAAGCTTACATAGACGACAACTCCACATTCTGTCTCGGGGATTTTGTAGAATTAATTTTGAGAGGTAGACTTCCAACAACGACCCTCGATGAAGTGAGGGATTACGCCTACGTGATTTTTTACTGGGGCACCGATCCTTTCCACAGCCTTTCGAGGCACATGTCTAAATTTACCTACTATCCGAGAGGTAAGAAGAGGCAGCGCGGGTACGAAGAGGACAGATTTCTTGTCGTGGCGGATGTGAGAAAAACGCACACAGCGAAGCTGGCTAAGAAAAATGCGAAGTTTATCAGGGTTAACGACGATCTTGAGCTCGTTCAGGCTTTTATAGATGCGGCTGAGGGTAAAGCGCCGAAGGCTTATCAGAAGGACGTTCCGCGAATCGTTAAGGAAATGGAAAAATCGGACTTCAACGTTATAATCGGTGGACTTGGATTGAGGTACGGGTTGAAAGGAAATTACGAAAAATTCGTCGAAATGATGGAGAAGCTGAACGAAAGAACGAAAGTCTACTTCGTCCCAGCCGGATGCCACCCGAACATGCGTGGCTTTAACGAAACCCTTTTCGAAAAAGTTGGAGAGGTCAACAAGTACAGCTTCAGAGAGAGGAGATCTTCGAAAGATTTCGCATTTTACGAGTTGCTCGAAAAGGAGAAGATAGATGCGGCAGTAGTTATCGGCACGGATCCAGTAGCTTCTCTACCTTTCGAATACTCGAAAAAGCTCGCTAAGATCAAAACGATCGTTATCGATCCGAGGGAAAACTTTACCGGAAAAATTGCGAGTGTAGTCATTCCCTCGGCTATCTCCGGAATAGAGACTGGAGGAAAGATGAAGCGGATAGACGGGGTGGAGGTTGAGCTCGAACCGCTGGAGCAGAGGGAAATCAACGACGTCACGATTTTGAGCGAGCTTCTGGAGGTGGTTTGATGCCGCTTCAGTTTGCCAAGTATCTCAAAAAGCTGGAAGTCGAAGTCGTTGTCGCGAGAGTTAGCTTTCAGAGTGAGGGTGTAGATAAAGGTAAGTTCAGCGAGGACTACGTGAAGAATTCTGCCGTAATTTACGTCGATGAAGAATTCGCAAAGAAAAACGGACTTAAAGAGGGAAGCATCGTTAAAATAACTGCAAACGGAAAATCGGTAAAGCTCAAACTTCTTTACACCGATGCAGCCCCAGAAAATGGAGCCGTCATTCCTAACAGCATATATGCCTCCTACCTTACGGATTTTGAAAATTTCAAAAAGTTTAAAGCCACAGTGGAGTTAGCAGACGGAGAGGTTACAAAACCCGATGAAATAATAACAATAATAAAAGAAAGGGGATAGAATTATGACTTATAAGTTAAAGTTCGTTAACCGAGAATTTCGAATAAAAGGGAAAAACGTATATAGTTTTAAAACAAAAGTTAGTTGTGGGGTGGAGGTGTTCGTATGGCGTTTGAGTTGAGAGAAGGTATTTTTGCGATAGACGAAATGAGGAATGTAAGCATAAGAATAGGTAAGGTAATCGAAGAAGCTGAAGAATGGGCGGAAGAGATGGGACCGACTCCGAAACCGGGCATCATCGAGTTGAGAAAGTGGGACATGAAGTTGCTCGAAAGGTACGAACCTTTCTACGCTCCTGTCCAAGACTTCTGCAACCTTTGTACGATGGGTCCTTGCGATCTGTCCCAGAACAAAAAGGGTGCTTGTGGGATCGATTTAAAGACTGCTAAAGCGAGATTGGTTACAATCGCTTGCTGTATCGGAGCTGCCTCCCACGGCGGACATGCGAGGCACCTGCTTGATCATCTTATCGAAGAGCTTGGGGAAGATTATCCGATTGACCTCGGAGGAAATGTAAACGTGGAAGCTCCAATAATAAGAACGGTCGTTGGAATAAGACCAAGGACTCTCGGGGATTTGAAGGAAGCGATGGAGTGGGCTGAGAAGGAGTTGATGAGGGTTTTGCATGCGACGCACATAGGAAACGAGGAGAGTTACCTTGACTACGAGAGTAAAGCGATGCACATAAGTATGGTTGACCATG is part of the Ferroglobus placidus DSM 10642 genome and encodes:
- a CDS encoding tungsten formylmethanofuran dehydrogenase subunit D (FwdD-1), translated to MPLQFAKYLKKLEVEVVVARVSFQSEGVDKGKFSEDYVKNSAVIYVDEEFAKKNGLKEGSIVKITANGKSVKLKLLYTDAAPENGAVIPNSIYASYLTDFENFKKFKATVELADGEVTKPDEIITIIKERG
- a CDS encoding NAD+ synthase gives rise to the protein MWDKVAERIEEFIRKKVDEAKANGVVVGVSGGVDSATVAFLSARALGKDRVLGVIMPEKGVTPEEDIEDAAEVCRILGIDHRVVFINEIVESFISKLGSDGKALANIKPRVRMTILYFFANKHNLLVAGTGNKSELRIGYFTKYGDGGVDFLPIGDLYKTEVWELAKYLGVPERIIKKKPSARLWKGQTDEDEIGLSYKRLDSILKSIESGVPVEKIPEVAGVTKEEVERVLKLIERSRHKREMPPIAPVRALIDS
- the argF gene encoding ornithine carbamoyltransferase, with product MKHVLSITDLKKEEIIEILDLADKLKEERRKGILKEYLKNKTLGMIFELPSTRTRVSFEVAMNDCGGYAIYMNWNDLQLGRGETIADTARTLSRYVHAVMMRVRRHETLVEFAKFSSVPVINGLSNLEHPCQILADLQTIREKKGSLNVKVAWVGDGNNVCNSLLLASAIIGFEMKLAIPEGFDPPDEILKKAEELGGRFEILRDPKEAVRGADVIYTDVWASMGQEEERERRLKIFRPYQVNMELVGEAKEDVIVMHCLPAHRGEEITDEVIDSEYSVVFDQAENRLHAQKALLLKLIGGSDVG
- a CDS encoding formylmethanofuran dehydrogenase subunit B, which gives rise to MVTCTGCALLCEDVEIRDGRILHACRRGSTLLAHHNEARAKPKVDGREVSFEEAMKEAKKIVSEAENLAIYGLDTTTLEAQKIAVEIAEKKEAYIDDNSTFCLGDFVELILRGRLPTTTLDEVRDYAYVIFYWGTDPFHSLSRHMSKFTYYPRGKKRQRGYEEDRFLVVADVRKTHTAKLAKKNAKFIRVNDDLELVQAFIDAAEGKAPKAYQKDVPRIVKEMEKSDFNVIIGGLGLRYGLKGNYEKFVEMMEKLNERTKVYFVPAGCHPNMRGFNETLFEKVGEVNKYSFRERRSSKDFAFYELLEKEKIDAAVVIGTDPVASLPFEYSKKLAKIKTIVIDPRENFTGKIASVVIPSAISGIETGGKMKRIDGVEVELEPLEQREINDVTILSELLEVV
- a CDS encoding IS1/IS1595 family N-terminal zinc-binding domain-containing protein: MMCPHCKSIKTVKMGCYYTKSGERRQRYKCKSCGRTFVLNPIKPRNYPEEFKEMVVRAVVKEGVGIRQASRIFKLSPNTVTAWVREFSKKRPEK
- a CDS encoding monovalent cation/H+ antiporter complex subunit F, translated to MEITDVFLAVGILITISILMTMYRVVKGPTTLDRVMATSVIGTKVVVLLVVIGYLFERPIFVDIPLTYAMLNFVGTLIVAKYIERGELWKPYT
- a CDS encoding glucose-6-phosphate isomerase family protein, which encodes MKIKIGDLVFEAEIRWVEDLKPVLAYPEAVEKNFPAYYMFRDVYKRKEDKEAIAEHGLRYDLTYIPPAKIGKEFIKTYGHYHPKANSVSYPEVYEVLEGRAIYLLQKDIEVSRVVAVFAEKGDKVIIPPDYGHVTINPEDKPLKMANWVSRNFKSIYEPYTERRGACYYYTVEGWLKNEKYGKIPELEIAKCDFEGILGLSKDEEMYSLVDDLKKLEFLNNPEKYAEKLEKTLRVD
- a CDS encoding IS1 family transposase, which gives rise to MELDEAWSFVKKKENEIWIWIALERNSRKIISYAIGDRSVDTFKKLWDGIGDEIKRKAIFYTDRWDAYNLIPYRQRIVRRGGTNHVERLFLTLRNDNPRFARKSIRFSKSSEMLENSFKLWIHYYNLSTL
- a CDS encoding (Fe-S)-binding protein; the encoded protein is MAITPMEIYKLLPKTNCKKCGEPTCMSFAFKVINREKQIEDCKPLFEEDKYAKQREQLLKLLEPLKEATETGLIVDESKCTGCGNCIVVCPVHAAEDPYGAGSGLGIKMENPILRVEDGKVKVINLTICRRYGKNRVLCVACRENCPTDAISFLEG